A genome region from Neisseria meningitidis includes the following:
- the odhB gene encoding 2-oxoglutarate dehydrogenase complex dihydrolipoyllysine-residue succinyltransferase encodes MIIDVKVPMLSESVSEGTLLEWKKKVGEAVARDEILIDIETDKVVLEVPSPQAGVLVEIVAQDGETVVADQVLARIDTAATAAAEAPAAAPAEAAPAAAPAAAQNNAAMPAAAKLAAETGVDVNALQGSGRDGRVLKEDVQNAAAKPAAATAPAVALPAGARPEERVPMSRLRARVAERLLASQQENAILTTFNEVNMKPIMDLRAKYKEKFEKEHGVKLGFMSFFVKAAVAALKKYPVVNASVDGKDIVYHGYFDIGIAIGSPRGLVVPILRDADQMSIADIEQAIVDYAKKAKDGKIAIEDLTGGTFSITNGGTFGSMMSTPIINPPQSAILGMHATKERAVVENGQVVVRPMMYLALSYDHRIIDGREAVLTLVAIKDALEDPARLLLDL; translated from the coding sequence ATGATTATTGATGTAAAAGTACCTATGCTGTCTGAAAGCGTATCTGAAGGCACGCTCTTGGAATGGAAGAAAAAAGTTGGCGAAGCAGTTGCCCGTGACGAAATCCTGATCGATATCGAAACGGACAAAGTGGTTTTGGAAGTACCTTCTCCACAAGCCGGCGTATTGGTTGAAATCGTAGCGCAAGACGGTGAAACCGTTGTTGCCGACCAAGTTTTGGCACGCATCGATACAGCTGCTACTGCCGCTGCTGAAGCACCTGCAGCCGCTCCTGCCGAAGCAGCCCCGGCCGCCGCTCCTGCCGCCGCGCAAAACAACGCCGCTATGCCTGCCGCCGCCAAACTGGCTGCTGAGACCGGTGTTGACGTGAACGCATTGCAAGGTTCCGGCCGTGACGGTCGCGTATTGAAAGAAGACGTACAAAATGCCGCTGCCAAACCTGCCGCAGCCACTGCTCCTGCTGTTGCACTTCCTGCAGGCGCACGTCCTGAAGAACGCGTACCGATGAGCCGCCTGCGTGCCCGTGTTGCAGAACGTCTCTTGGCTTCTCAACAAGAAAACGCCATTCTGACTACATTCAACGAAGTCAACATGAAACCAATCATGGACTTGCGTGCGAAGTACAAAGAAAAATTCGAGAAAGAACACGGCGTGAAATTGGGCTTTATGTCCTTCTTCGTTAAAGCTGCTGTTGCCGCCCTGAAAAAATACCCGGTTGTGAATGCTTCTGTGGACGGCAAAGACATCGTGTACCACGGCTACTTCGACATCGGTATCGCGATTGGCAGCCCACGCGGTTTGGTTGTACCAATCCTGCGTGATGCCGACCAAATGAGCATTGCCGACATTGAGCAAGCAATTGTTGATTACGCGAAAAAAGCCAAAGACGGCAAAATCGCTATCGAAGATCTGACCGGCGGTACATTCAGTATTACCAACGGCGGTACTTTCGGTTCTATGATGTCCACCCCGATCATCAACCCACCTCAATCTGCGATTTTGGGTATGCACGCCACTAAAGAGCGCGCTGTGGTTGAAAACGGCCAAGTTGTTGTCCGTCCAATGATGTATCTGGCTCTGTCTTACGACCACCGTATCATCGACGGCCGCGAAGCTGTATTGACTTTGGTAGCCATTAAAGACGCGTTGGAAGACCCAGCTCGCCTGTTGTTGGATCTGTAA
- a CDS encoding 2-oxoglutarate dehydrogenase E1 component produces the protein MMDEKLNFSYLFGSNAPYIEELYEAFLENPDAVDEKWKQYFTDLSKQPGTVAVDVAHTPIRESFVTLAKKKIASAVAGGADEAMLKKQVSVLRLISAYRIQGVGAAQLDPLKRIPPRDIEALDPKFHGLSDADMTLQFNMGEGDFANRGKLPLSQIISNLKQTYCGHIALEYIYIPNTEERRWVRNYFESVLSTPHYNADQKRRILKEMTAAETLERYLHTKYVGQKRFGVEGGESAIAGLNYLIQNASKDGVEEVIIGMAHRGRLNVLVNILGKKPGDLFAEFEGRAEIKLPSGDVKYHMGFSSDIATPHGPMHVSLAFNPSHLEIVNPVVEGSARAKQKRLGENGRDKVLPVLIHGDSAFIGLGVNQATFNLSKTRGYTTGGTVHIVINNQIGFTTSDIRDTRSTVHCTDIAKMVSAPVIHVNGDDPERVCFAIQAALDYRKKFHKDIVIDVVCYRKWGHNEGDDPTLTQPMMYKKVSQHPGARALYTEQLIAEGVLTQAEADGYIQAYRDALDKGEHVEQTTLSNFQRTQIDWSKYQGKDWREHIETGLPAADIERLTEKFTAVPEGFALHPTAKRVIEARKAMASGKQAIDWGMAETLAYASLVTKGHGVRISGEDSGRGTFSHRHAVLHDQKREKWDDGTYVPLRHMGEGMGEFLVIDSILNEEAVMAFEYGFACSAPDKLTIWEAQFGDFANGAQVTIDQFLSSGETKWGRLCGLTTILPHGYDGQGPEHSSARVERWLQLCSENNMQVIMPSEASQMFHLLQRQVLGSYRKPLVIFMSKRLLRFKGAMSPLENFTEGSTFRPVIGDTAERASNDSVKRVVLCAGQVYYDLEAGRAERKLEDDVAIVRVEQLYPFPYDEVKAELAKYPNAKSVVWAQEEPKNQGAFYQIRHRIEDVISEEQKLSYAGRPSSASPAVGYSSKHIAQLKQLVEDALAL, from the coding sequence ATGATGGACGAAAAACTCAATTTCTCTTACCTGTTCGGTTCGAACGCACCTTACATTGAGGAATTGTACGAGGCTTTTTTGGAAAACCCCGATGCGGTTGATGAAAAATGGAAGCAGTATTTCACCGATTTGAGCAAACAGCCGGGGACGGTTGCTGTCGATGTCGCACACACACCGATTCGCGAATCATTTGTTACTTTGGCGAAAAAGAAAATTGCATCTGCCGTTGCGGGCGGTGCGGATGAGGCAATGCTGAAAAAGCAAGTCAGCGTTTTACGGCTGATTTCTGCCTATCGTATCCAAGGCGTGGGTGCAGCCCAACTTGATCCGCTCAAACGTATCCCCCCGCGCGATATTGAAGCCCTCGATCCGAAATTCCACGGTCTGTCAGATGCCGATATGACGCTTCAATTCAATATGGGCGAGGGCGATTTTGCCAATCGCGGCAAACTGCCTTTGTCCCAAATCATCAGCAACCTCAAACAAACCTACTGCGGCCACATCGCATTGGAATATATCTATATTCCCAATACCGAAGAGCGCCGCTGGGTACGCAATTATTTTGAAAGCGTATTGTCCACACCGCATTACAATGCCGATCAAAAACGCCGTATCTTGAAAGAGATGACTGCTGCCGAAACTTTGGAACGTTATCTGCATACCAAATATGTCGGTCAGAAACGTTTCGGTGTCGAAGGCGGCGAAAGCGCGATTGCCGGTTTGAACTACCTGATTCAAAACGCCAGTAAAGACGGCGTGGAAGAAGTCATCATCGGTATGGCGCACCGTGGCCGTCTGAATGTTTTGGTGAACATTTTGGGCAAAAAACCCGGCGATTTGTTTGCCGAATTTGAAGGTCGTGCCGAAATCAAACTGCCCAGCGGCGACGTGAAATACCATATGGGCTTCAGCTCCGATATTGCTACCCCGCACGGCCCGATGCATGTTTCTTTGGCGTTCAACCCGTCTCACTTAGAAATCGTCAACCCGGTGGTGGAAGGTTCTGCGCGCGCCAAACAAAAACGTTTGGGCGAAAACGGCCGCGACAAAGTCTTGCCGGTATTGATTCACGGCGACTCCGCATTTATCGGTCTGGGAGTCAACCAAGCGACATTCAACCTGTCTAAAACGCGCGGTTATACCACCGGCGGTACGGTTCATATCGTCATCAACAACCAAATCGGCTTTACCACTTCCGATATCCGCGATACCCGTTCAACCGTACACTGTACCGATATCGCAAAAATGGTTTCCGCCCCGGTTATCCATGTGAACGGCGATGATCCCGAACGCGTTTGCTTTGCTATCCAAGCCGCTTTGGATTACCGCAAAAAATTCCATAAAGACATCGTGATTGACGTTGTCTGCTACCGTAAATGGGGTCACAACGAGGGCGATGATCCGACCTTGACCCAACCGATGATGTACAAAAAAGTATCGCAACACCCGGGTGCGCGTGCTTTGTACACCGAGCAACTGATTGCCGAAGGCGTGCTAACCCAAGCCGAGGCAGACGGTTACATCCAAGCCTACCGTGATGCTTTGGACAAAGGCGAGCACGTCGAGCAAACAACGTTGAGCAACTTCCAACGCACGCAAATCGACTGGAGCAAATACCAAGGCAAAGATTGGCGCGAACACATCGAAACCGGTTTGCCTGCCGCAGATATTGAACGTCTCACTGAGAAGTTTACCGCCGTACCGGAAGGCTTTGCCCTGCATCCGACTGCAAAACGTGTGATTGAAGCGCGTAAAGCCATGGCATCCGGCAAACAGGCCATAGATTGGGGTATGGCCGAAACCTTGGCATACGCCAGCCTCGTAACCAAAGGTCACGGCGTGCGTATTTCCGGTGAGGACTCGGGACGCGGTACGTTCTCGCACCGCCACGCCGTATTGCACGATCAAAAACGCGAAAAATGGGACGACGGTACTTATGTTCCCCTGCGCCATATGGGCGAAGGAATGGGCGAGTTCCTGGTTATCGACTCCATCTTGAACGAAGAGGCCGTGATGGCGTTCGAGTACGGCTTTGCCTGCTCCGCTCCTGACAAGCTCACCATTTGGGAAGCTCAATTCGGCGATTTCGCCAACGGCGCGCAAGTGACGATTGATCAATTCCTGTCTTCAGGCGAAACCAAATGGGGTCGCTTGTGCGGTCTGACCACCATCCTGCCGCACGGTTACGACGGTCAAGGCCCTGAGCACTCTTCTGCACGCGTAGAACGTTGGTTGCAACTGTGTTCTGAGAACAATATGCAAGTCATCATGCCATCTGAAGCGTCGCAAATGTTCCACCTCTTGCAACGTCAAGTCTTAGGTTCATACCGCAAACCGCTGGTGATTTTCATGTCCAAACGCCTGTTGCGCTTCAAAGGTGCAATGAGCCCGCTGGAAAACTTCACCGAAGGTTCGACTTTCCGTCCGGTTATCGGTGATACCGCCGAACGCGCAAGCAACGACAGCGTGAAACGCGTGGTATTGTGTGCCGGTCAGGTTTACTATGACTTGGAAGCCGGTCGAGCCGAACGTAAACTGGAAGATGATGTTGCGATTGTTCGCGTTGAGCAGCTATATCCGTTCCCATACGACGAGGTTAAAGCTGAACTGGCGAAATATCCGAACGCAAAATCTGTGGTTTGGGCACAAGAAGAGCCGAAAAACCAAGGCGCGTTCTACCAAATCCGCCACCGCATCGAAGACGTTATCAGCGAAGAGCAAAAACTGTCTTATGCCGGTCGTCCAAGCAGCGCATCGCCTGCAGTGGGCTACTCAAGCAAACACATTGCTCAATTGAAACAATTGGTTGAAGACGCTTTGGCGTTGTAA
- the gltA gene encoding citrate synthase, whose translation MSKSIKLNVPGQAGLELPVLEASIGHDVVDIRGLTKNTGLFSFDPGFVSTASCESKITYIDGDQGLLYYRGYPIEQLAEKSDYLEVCYLLIYGELPTPEQKAEFDNTVRRHTMVHEQLTWFFRGFRRDAHPMAMMVGVVGALSAFYQDSLDISNPEHRKIAIYRLISKIPTIAAMCYRYSNGLPFNYPKNNLSYSENFLHMMFATPCEDYKPNPVLARALDRIFILHADHEQNASTSTVRLAGSSGANPFACIAAGIACLWGASHGGANEAVLKMLDEIGDVSNVAAYMEGVKQRKYRLMGFGHRVYRNMDPRASIMRETCYEVLKELGLEDSPKFKLAMELEQIALKDPFFIERKLYPNVDFYSGIVLSALGIPTEMFTVIFALSRSVGWISHWHEMISDPSLKIGRPRQLYTGSERRDYVPAGER comes from the coding sequence ATGTCCAAATCAATCAAACTCAACGTACCGGGTCAGGCAGGTTTGGAGCTGCCGGTATTGGAAGCCAGCATCGGGCACGATGTGGTTGACATTCGGGGGCTGACAAAAAATACAGGTTTGTTTTCCTTCGACCCCGGATTTGTTTCAACCGCAAGCTGTGAGTCTAAAATTACTTACATCGACGGCGATCAAGGCTTGCTTTATTATCGCGGATACCCCATCGAGCAGCTGGCCGAAAAGTCCGATTATTTGGAAGTCTGCTACCTGTTGATTTACGGCGAACTGCCGACTCCCGAGCAAAAGGCAGAATTTGACAATACCGTCCGCCGCCACACGATGGTGCATGAACAGCTGACTTGGTTCTTCCGGGGGTTCCGCCGCGACGCGCATCCGATGGCGATGATGGTCGGCGTGGTCGGCGCACTGTCTGCGTTCTACCAAGACAGCTTGGACATTAGCAATCCCGAACACCGCAAAATCGCGATTTACCGCCTGATTTCTAAAATCCCGACCATTGCGGCAATGTGCTACCGCTATTCAAACGGTCTGCCGTTCAATTATCCGAAGAATAATCTTTCTTATTCCGAAAACTTCCTTCATATGATGTTCGCCACGCCGTGTGAAGACTACAAACCCAATCCCGTTTTGGCACGCGCGCTCGACCGCATCTTTATTTTGCATGCCGACCACGAGCAAAACGCCTCAACTTCAACCGTCCGTCTGGCAGGGTCTTCGGGTGCGAATCCGTTTGCCTGTATTGCTGCCGGTATCGCCTGCCTGTGGGGTGCTTCGCACGGCGGTGCGAACGAAGCCGTGTTGAAAATGTTGGACGAAATCGGCGATGTGTCTAATGTTGCCGCATACATGGAAGGTGTGAAACAACGCAAATACCGTCTGATGGGCTTCGGTCACCGCGTGTACCGCAATATGGATCCGCGTGCCAGCATTATGCGCGAAACCTGCTATGAAGTTTTGAAGGAATTGGGCTTGGAAGACAGTCCGAAATTCAAACTGGCGATGGAATTGGAACAGATTGCGCTGAAAGACCCGTTCTTTATCGAACGCAAGCTGTATCCAAACGTCGATTTCTATTCCGGCATCGTCCTGTCCGCGCTGGGCATCCCGACCGAAATGTTTACCGTCATCTTCGCCCTGTCGCGCAGCGTAGGTTGGATTTCGCACTGGCACGAGATGATCAGCGATCCTTCGCTGAAAATCGGCCGCCCGCGCCAGCTTTATACCGGTTCGGAACGCCGCGATTATGTGCCGGCAGGAGAGAGGTAA
- a CDS encoding succinate dehydrogenase assembly factor 2, whose protein sequence is MMVFDDIAKRKIRFQTRRGLLELDLIFGRFMEKEFEHLSDKELSEFSEILEFQDQELLALINGHSETDKGHLIPMLEKIRRA, encoded by the coding sequence ATGATGGTTTTTGACGATATTGCCAAACGGAAAATCCGTTTTCAAACCCGCCGGGGATTGTTGGAATTAGATTTAATCTTCGGCAGGTTTATGGAAAAAGAATTCGAGCATTTGAGCGATAAAGAGCTGTCCGAGTTTTCCGAAATCCTTGAATTTCAAGATCAAGAATTGCTTGCCTTGATTAACGGGCATTCGGAAACGGACAAAGGGCACCTTATCCCGATGCTTGAAAAAATCAGACGGGCATGA
- a CDS encoding succinate dehydrogenase iron-sulfur subunit translates to MEKMSFEIYRYNPDVDAKPYMQRYELELEPTDVKLLDALVRLKAQDDTLSFRRSCREGICGSDGMNINGKNGLACLTDLRGLKQPVKIRPLPGLPVIRDLIVDMTQFFKQYHSVKPYVVNDNPIDADKERLQTQEERKELDGLYECILCACCSTACPSFWWNPDKFVGPSGLLNAYRFIADSRDTITNERLDNLNDPYRLFRCHTIMNCVDVCPKHLNPTRAIGKIKEIMLKRAV, encoded by the coding sequence ATGGAAAAAATGAGTTTTGAAATTTACCGTTACAACCCGGACGTTGATGCCAAACCTTATATGCAGCGTTACGAGTTGGAATTGGAACCAACCGACGTTAAACTTTTGGACGCTTTAGTGCGCCTGAAAGCACAAGATGATACATTGTCTTTCCGCCGTTCCTGCCGCGAAGGGATTTGCGGTTCTGACGGTATGAACATCAACGGCAAAAACGGCTTGGCATGTTTGACCGATCTGCGTGGCTTGAAACAGCCGGTTAAAATCCGTCCTCTGCCAGGTCTGCCTGTTATCCGCGACCTGATTGTGGATATGACCCAGTTCTTCAAACAATACCATTCCGTCAAACCTTATGTTGTCAACGATAATCCGATTGATGCGGACAAAGAGCGTCTGCAAACTCAGGAAGAGCGTAAAGAGTTGGACGGTTTGTACGAGTGTATTTTGTGCGCCTGCTGTTCGACTGCCTGCCCGTCATTTTGGTGGAACCCTGATAAATTCGTTGGTCCGTCCGGTTTGCTGAATGCTTACCGTTTCATTGCGGACAGCCGTGATACCATCACTAATGAGCGTTTGGATAATCTGAACGACCCATACCGTTTGTTCCGTTGCCACACCATTATGAACTGCGTAGACGTATGTCCTAAACACTTGAATCCGACCCGAGCCATCGGTAAGATTAAAGAGATTATGTTGAAACGGGCCGTTTAA
- the sdhA gene encoding succinate dehydrogenase flavoprotein subunit, with protein MGFPVRKFDAVIVGGGGAGLRAALQLSKSGLNCAVLSKVFPTRSHTVAAQGGISASLGNVQEDRWDWHMYDTVKGSDWLGDQDAIEFMCRAAPEAVIELEHMGMPFDRVESGKIYQRPFGGHTAEHGKRAVERACAVADRTGHAMLHTLYQQNVRANTQFFVEWTAQDLIRDENGDVVGVTAMEMETGEVYIFHAKAVMFATGGGGRIYASSTNAYMNTGDGLGICARAGIPLEDMEFWQFHPTGVAGAGVLITEGVRGEGGILLNADGERFMERYAPTVKDLASRDVVSRAMAMEIYEGRGCGKNKDHVLLKIDHIGAEKIMEKLPGIREISIQFAGIDPIKDPIPVVPTTHYMMGGIPTNYHGEVVVPQGDEYEVPVKGLYAAGECACASVHGANRLGTNSLLDLVVFGKAAGDSMIKFIKEQSDWKPLPANAGELTRQRIERLDSQTDGENVDALRRELQRSVQLHAGVFRTDEILSKGVREIMEIAERVKRTEIKDKSKVWNTARIEALELDNLIEVAKATLVSAEARKESRGAHASDDHPERDDENWMKHTLYHSDTNTLSYKPVHTKPLSVEYIKPAKRVY; from the coding sequence ATGGGTTTTCCTGTTCGCAAGTTTGATGCCGTGATTGTCGGCGGTGGTGGTGCAGGTTTACGCGCAGCCCTCCAATTATCCAAATCCGGTCTGAATTGTGCCGTTTTGTCTAAAGTGTTCCCGACCCGTTCGCATACCGTAGCGGCGCAGGGCGGTATTTCCGCCTCTCTGGGTAATGTGCAGGAAGACCGTTGGGACTGGCACATGTACGATACCGTGAAAGGTTCCGACTGGTTGGGCGACCAAGATGCGATTGAGTTTATGTGCCGCGCCGCGCCTGAAGCCGTAATTGAGTTGGAACACATGGGTATGCCTTTTGACCGTGTGGAAAGCGGTAAAATTTATCAGCGTCCTTTCGGCGGCCATACTGCCGAACACGGTAAACGCGCGGTAGAACGCGCCTGTGCGGTTGCCGACCGTACAGGTCATGCGATGCTGCATACTTTGTACCAACAAAACGTCCGTGCCAATACGCAATTCTTTGTGGAATGGACGGCACAAGATTTGATTCGTGATGAAAACGGCGATGTCGTCGGCGTAACCGCCATGGAAATGGAAACCGGCGAAGTTTATATTTTCCACGCTAAAGCTGTGATGTTTGCTACCGGCGGCGGCGGCCGTATTTATGCGTCTTCTACCAATGCCTATATGAATACCGGCGATGGTTTGGGTATTTGTGCGCGTGCAGGTATCCCGTTGGAAGACATGGAATTCTGGCAATTCCACCCGACCGGCGTGGCAGGTGCGGGCGTGTTGATTACCGAAGGCGTACGCGGCGAGGGCGGTATTCTGTTGAATGCCGACGGCGAACGCTTTATGGAACGCTATGCGCCGACCGTAAAAGACTTGGCTTCTCGCGACGTTGTTTCCCGCGCGATGGCGATGGAAATCTACGAAGGTCGCGGTTGCGGTAAAAACAAAGACCATGTCTTACTGAAAATCGACCATATCGGCGCAGAAAAAATTATGGAAAAACTGCCGGGCATCCGCGAGATTTCCATTCAGTTCGCTGGTATCGATCCGATTAAAGACCCGATTCCCGTTGTGCCGACTACCCACTATATGATGGGCGGCATTCCGACCAATTACCACGGCGAAGTCGTTGTGCCGCAAGGAGACGAATACGAAGTGCCTGTAAAAGGCCTGTATGCCGCAGGTGAGTGCGCCTGTGCTTCCGTACACGGTGCGAACCGTTTGGGTACGAACTCCCTGCTGGACTTGGTGGTATTCGGTAAAGCTGCCGGCGACAGCATGATTAAATTCATCAAAGAGCAAAGCGACTGGAAACCTTTGCCTGCTAATGCTGGTGAGTTGACCCGCCAACGTATCGAGCGTTTGGACAGCCAAACCGATGGTGAAAACGTTGATGCATTGCGCCGCGAACTGCAACGCTCTGTACAACTGCACGCCGGTGTGTTCCGTACCGATGAGATTCTGAGCAAAGGCGTTCGAGAAATTATGGAGATTGCCGAGCGCGTGAAACGTACCGAAATCAAAGACAAGAGCAAAGTGTGGAATACCGCGCGTATCGAGGCTTTGGAATTGGATAACCTGATTGAAGTGGCGAAAGCGACTTTGGTGTCTGCCGAAGCACGTAAAGAATCACGCGGTGCGCACGCTTCAGACGACCATCCTGAGCGCGATGATGAAAACTGGATGAAACATACGCTGTACCATTCAGATACCAATACCTTGTCCTACAAACCGGTGCACACCAAGCCTTTGAGCGTGGAATACATCAAACCGGCCAAGCGCGTTTATTGA
- the sdhD gene encoding succinate dehydrogenase, hydrophobic membrane anchor protein: MVERKLTGAHYGLRDWAMQRATAVIMLIYTVALLVVLFSLPKEYSAWQAFFSQTWVKVFTQVSFIAVFLHAWVGIRDLWMDYIKPFGVRLFLQVATIVWLVGCLVYSIKVIWG, translated from the coding sequence ATGGTAGAACGTAAATTGACCGGTGCCCATTACGGTTTGCGCGATTGGGCGATGCAACGTGCGACTGCGGTTATTATGTTGATTTATACCGTTGCACTTTTAGTGGTTCTATTTTCCCTGCCTAAAGAATATTCGGCATGGCAGGCATTTTTTAGTCAAACTTGGGTAAAAGTATTTACCCAAGTGAGCTTCATCGCCGTATTCTTGCACGCTTGGGTGGGTATCCGCGATTTGTGGATGGACTATATCAAACCCTTCGGCGTGCGTTTGTTTTTGCAGGTTGCCACCATCGTCTGGCTGGTCGGCTGCTTGGTGTATTCAATTAAAGTAATTTGGGGGTAA
- the sdhC gene encoding succinate dehydrogenase, cytochrome b556 subunit, with amino-acid sequence MSAKPRPVYLDLPNIRLPIPGIVSILHRISGVGLFIMLPFLLYFLSGTLSQESAFETYRAIVSHPLVKLVLIGVLWAYLHHSLAGIRFLFLDAHKGLELNTARNTAKAVFASALVLTVVLGALLW; translated from the coding sequence ATGTCTGCCAAACCGCGTCCTGTTTATCTGGATTTGCCGAACATCCGTCTGCCGATACCCGGGATAGTTTCCATCCTTCACCGCATCAGCGGGGTCGGGCTGTTTATTATGCTGCCTTTCCTGCTGTATTTCCTGTCCGGTACCCTGAGTCAAGAGTCTGCATTTGAAACTTACCGTGCCATTGTTTCCCATCCTTTGGTCAAGCTGGTTTTAATCGGTGTATTGTGGGCTTATCTGCACCATTCTCTCGCCGGTATCCGCTTTTTATTTTTGGATGCACACAAAGGCCTTGAGCTGAATACTGCGCGCAATACCGCTAAAGCCGTATTTGCTTCTGCATTGGTTTTGACTGTCGTTTTGGGAGCGTTGTTATGGTAG
- a CDS encoding dihydrolipoyl dehydrogenase, producing the protein MKKIQADVVVIGGGTAGMGAFRNARLHSDNVYLIENNVFGTTCARVGCMPSKLLIAAAEARHHALHTDPFGVHLDKDSIVVNGEEVMQRVKSERDRFVGFVVADVEEWPADKRIMGSAKFIDEHTVQIDEHTQITAKSFVIATGSRPVILPQWQSLGNRLIINDDVFSWDTLPKRVAVFGPGVIGLELGQALHRLGVKVEIFGLGGIIGGISDPVVSDEAKAVFGEELKLHLDAKTEVKLDADGNVEVHWEQDGEKGVFVAEYMLAAVGRRPNVDNIGLENINIEKDARGVPVADPLTMQTSIPHIFIAGDASNQLPLLHEAADQGKIAGDNAGRYPNIGGGLRRSTIGVVFTSPQIGFVGLKYAQVAAQYQADEFVIGEVSFKNQGRSRVMLVNKGHMRLYAEKATGRFIGAEIVGPAAEHLAHLLAWAHQMKMTVPQMLDMPFYHPVIEEGLRTALRDADAKLKA; encoded by the coding sequence ATGAAAAAAATTCAAGCGGATGTCGTCGTAATCGGCGGCGGTACTGCCGGTATGGGTGCGTTTCGCAATGCCCGTTTACATTCGGATAATGTTTACCTGATTGAAAACAATGTGTTCGGCACGACCTGCGCGCGCGTGGGCTGTATGCCTTCCAAACTCTTGATTGCCGCCGCAGAGGCGCGTCATCACGCATTGCATACCGACCCGTTCGGCGTGCATTTGGACAAAGACAGCATCGTCGTCAACGGCGAAGAGGTCATGCAGCGCGTCAAATCCGAGCGTGACCGTTTTGTCGGCTTTGTCGTTGCCGATGTGGAAGAGTGGCCTGCCGACAAGCGCATCATGGGTTCGGCTAAATTTATCGACGAGCATACCGTCCAAATCGACGAGCATACTCAAATTACGGCAAAAAGTTTCGTGATTGCTACCGGTTCGCGTCCCGTCATCCTGCCGCAATGGCAGTCTTTGGGCAATCGTTTGATTATCAACGATGACGTTTTCTCATGGGATACGCTGCCTAAGCGCGTTGCCGTGTTCGGGCCGGGTGTTATCGGTTTGGAACTGGGTCAGGCATTGCACCGTTTGGGCGTGAAAGTTGAAATTTTCGGTTTGGGCGGAATCATCGGCGGCATTTCCGACCCCGTCGTTTCAGACGAGGCGAAAGCCGTGTTCGGCGAAGAATTGAAACTGCATTTGGATGCTAAAACCGAGGTCAAGCTCGATGCAGACGGCAATGTAGAAGTCCATTGGGAGCAGGACGGCGAAAAAGGCGTATTTGTTGCCGAATATATGCTGGCAGCCGTGGGCCGCCGTCCGAACGTTGACAATATCGGTTTGGAAAATATCAATATCGAAAAAGATGCGCGCGGCGTACCCGTTGCCGACCCGCTGACCATGCAGACCAGCATTCCGCATATCTTTATTGCGGGCGACGCGTCCAACCAACTGCCCCTGCTGCACGAAGCTGCCGACCAAGGCAAGATTGCCGGCGACAATGCAGGCCGTTACCCGAATATCGGCGGCGGTTTGCGGCGCAGCACCATCGGCGTGGTGTTTACCAGTCCGCAAATCGGCTTTGTCGGTCTGAAATACGCGCAGGTTGCCGCGCAATACCAAGCCGACGAATTTGTCATCGGCGAAGTATCGTTCAAAAACCAAGGCCGCAGCCGCGTGATGCTGGTGAACAAAGGCCATATGCGCCTGTATGCCGAAAAAGCCACCGGCCGCTTTATCGGCGCGGAAATCGTAGGCCCTGCCGCCGAACATTTGGCGCACTTGTTGGCATGGGCGCATCAAATGAAGATGACCGTTCCGCAAATGCTGGATATGCCGTTCTACCATCCCGTTATCGAGGAAGGTCTGCGTACCGCGTTGCGCGATGCCGATGCGAAATTGAAAGCCTGA